A section of the Solitalea canadensis DSM 3403 genome encodes:
- a CDS encoding NAD-dependent epimerase/dehydratase family protein has protein sequence MKKETIVVIGSNGQIGTELVTNLRNIHGASNVVASDIKEPGYDFKNAGPFEISDVLDKDNLQNILTKYKPTQIYLLAALLSATGEQRPKRAWELNMDGLINILDYALEYKIEKVYWPSSIAVFGPNSPKNNTPQYCAMDPNTVYGISKLAGERWCEYYHQKYGLDVRSLRYPGLISWKSQPGGGTTDYAVHIFHEALKHGSYECFLSENTELPMMYMDDAIRATISLMEAESDKVKIRSSYNIGATSFTPKTLAEEIKKHIPDFKITYSENDPRQAIADSWPKSIDDSHARNDWGWNHEFDLAEMTADMFKNLKAHSQLVK, from the coding sequence ATGAAGAAGGAAACCATTGTAGTTATCGGATCTAACGGCCAGATAGGCACAGAGTTAGTTACAAATTTGCGCAACATACACGGAGCTTCGAATGTAGTGGCTTCCGACATTAAGGAACCTGGTTATGATTTTAAAAACGCAGGACCTTTTGAAATATCAGATGTACTGGATAAGGATAACCTGCAGAATATTCTGACTAAGTATAAACCTACTCAGATCTATTTACTTGCAGCCTTGCTTTCCGCTACCGGCGAACAACGCCCGAAACGTGCCTGGGAATTGAACATGGATGGTCTGATCAATATTTTGGACTATGCTTTAGAGTACAAAATTGAGAAAGTATACTGGCCAAGCTCAATCGCTGTTTTCGGCCCTAATTCTCCAAAAAACAACACGCCTCAATACTGCGCAATGGACCCTAATACGGTTTATGGAATCAGTAAATTAGCTGGAGAGCGTTGGTGTGAGTACTACCATCAGAAATATGGTTTGGATGTACGCAGCTTACGTTACCCGGGTTTAATCAGCTGGAAATCTCAGCCAGGCGGAGGTACTACTGATTATGCCGTTCATATTTTCCATGAGGCATTAAAACATGGCTCGTACGAATGTTTTCTTTCAGAAAACACTGAATTGCCAATGATGTACATGGATGATGCAATAAGAGCGACAATTTCTTTAATGGAAGCAGAGTCTGATAAAGTTAAAATTCGTTCTAGCTACAATATTGGGGCAACAAGTTTTACTCCTAAAACATTGGCTGAAGAAATTAAAAAACATATCCCTGACTTTAAAATCACTTACAGTGAAAACGATCCTCGTCAGGCTATCGCTGATTCTTGGCCTAAAAGCATTGACGACAGCCACGCTCGTAATGATTGGGGTTGGAATCACGAATTTGACCTTGCAGAAATGACTGCTGACATGTTTAAAAATCTGAAAGCACATTCGCAGTTAGTAAAATAA
- a CDS encoding lamin tail domain-containing protein: MKNIFIILLTFLYVNSYSQVKDSFKTSNYPSNPQWNGDITEWFVNANEQLQTKKSTTNKQVYISTANSLSVNTRWSFYVQMDFDPSTSNQLRVYLVSDQPDLNQALNGYFIQIGKSGSSDSFDLYKQVGTKLTKLFDGIPRPRTKASQFKASIEVSRSITGLWEIKSKIDNETQFVTDGSITDNTYQTTSFFGILAKYTASRSNQFYFDELTIERHEAIKPLPPVYAGKPGDVIFTELFPNPSHQIDLPTSEFVELYNTSDSVINLKGWKYADVTTIYTFNEGVINPKEYLILCSKNDTSNYLHYGKTLGLSPWPSLNNSGDLLTLKNAEGAVINQVNYSDAWYRDTHKKSGGYSLELMEDMLLCNPAQRWTASVAAEGGTPGKRNSVSDLTLTNLAITSLNVIDSLTLTVNFSTGIDSSSVLTENIQLQPLAKIKNIQLINPFNEQLIIHLEKPLTEGSQYGILINELKDCFGNKRSFSSNFLLPNKIKPGDILINEILFNPKPNGVDFVEIINNSMKVIDLKELMIGGRNSKDSLLFYPITLNTTLMHPGDITVICANPNVVKEQYYCKNPEAFIKVKTIPAYNNNAGTVLLKSRTEIIDRFDYSEKMHFALINDPKGVSLERVSLSRATNAPGNFHSASSTVGYATPGYQNSQAQHDDTINDEISLSSSIISPDNDGQDDILSINYHFRENGLVVNIFVYDRNGQMIKRLANNLLLGTEGSIVWDGLTDSLQPAFIGPHLLLIEIFNATGTIRRYKKSVVVAQKFN, from the coding sequence ATGAAAAACATTTTTATTATTTTATTAACATTTTTATATGTGAACAGTTATTCACAAGTAAAAGATTCATTCAAAACCTCCAATTACCCATCAAATCCGCAATGGAATGGTGACATCACTGAATGGTTTGTTAATGCAAATGAACAATTACAAACAAAAAAATCAACCACCAATAAACAGGTTTACATTTCAACCGCAAACTCACTGTCCGTAAACACAAGGTGGTCTTTCTATGTTCAAATGGATTTTGATCCATCAACATCTAATCAATTACGTGTTTATTTAGTCTCAGATCAGCCTGACTTGAATCAGGCGTTAAATGGCTATTTCATTCAAATTGGCAAGAGTGGCTCGAGCGATTCTTTTGATCTTTATAAACAAGTCGGAACAAAGCTCACAAAACTCTTCGACGGAATTCCGAGGCCAAGAACCAAAGCATCGCAGTTTAAAGCTTCTATTGAGGTCTCTAGGTCAATAACCGGATTATGGGAAATAAAATCAAAGATTGACAATGAAACACAATTTGTAACCGATGGAAGCATTACCGACAATACTTACCAAACAACCTCCTTTTTTGGGATACTAGCTAAGTATACTGCCTCAAGAAGTAACCAATTCTATTTTGACGAACTGACAATTGAACGACATGAAGCCATTAAACCACTCCCACCAGTTTATGCAGGCAAACCAGGAGATGTAATTTTCACTGAATTGTTCCCTAATCCAAGTCACCAAATTGATTTACCTACCAGCGAGTTTGTTGAACTTTACAACACATCCGACTCTGTAATTAATCTGAAAGGTTGGAAATATGCAGATGTTACCACTATTTATACATTTAATGAAGGCGTGATCAATCCGAAAGAATACCTTATACTTTGTTCAAAAAATGACACCTCAAATTATTTGCATTATGGGAAAACGCTCGGTCTTTCGCCATGGCCATCATTAAATAACTCCGGAGATTTATTAACCCTAAAAAATGCCGAAGGAGCAGTAATCAATCAGGTTAATTATTCCGATGCATGGTATCGAGACACTCACAAAAAAAGTGGTGGTTACTCACTCGAATTAATGGAGGATATGCTTTTATGTAACCCAGCACAACGTTGGACAGCAAGCGTAGCAGCGGAAGGAGGCACTCCCGGTAAAAGAAATTCTGTTTCGGATCTTACACTAACTAACTTAGCAATCACTTCTTTAAATGTTATTGACAGCCTTACACTCACTGTTAATTTCAGTACCGGTATTGATAGTTCTTCAGTGCTTACAGAAAACATACAATTACAACCGCTAGCAAAAATTAAAAACATTCAACTAATTAATCCTTTCAACGAGCAACTCATTATCCATCTTGAAAAACCACTAACTGAAGGTTCTCAATACGGTATTCTAATAAATGAGCTAAAAGATTGTTTTGGAAATAAACGTAGCTTTTCAAGCAATTTTCTTTTACCTAATAAAATAAAACCGGGTGATATTTTAATTAATGAAATTTTGTTTAATCCCAAGCCCAATGGAGTCGATTTTGTAGAAATCATTAATAACTCCATGAAAGTTATCGATCTTAAGGAATTAATGATTGGAGGGAGAAACAGTAAAGATTCGTTGTTATTTTATCCGATAACGCTCAATACAACATTGATGCATCCCGGTGATATTACCGTAATTTGCGCTAATCCGAATGTAGTAAAGGAACAATATTATTGCAAGAATCCTGAAGCGTTTATCAAAGTAAAAACAATACCCGCCTATAATAACAATGCAGGAACAGTTTTACTTAAAAGTCGGACCGAGATCATTGATCGATTTGACTATTCAGAAAAAATGCATTTTGCGTTAATTAATGATCCAAAAGGAGTTTCTTTGGAACGTGTAAGTCTAAGCAGAGCAACAAATGCTCCCGGCAATTTTCATTCAGCATCTTCAACCGTTGGATATGCAACTCCCGGATATCAAAATTCTCAAGCACAGCATGATGATACTATAAATGATGAGATTAGTCTGTCCTCATCCATCATATCTCCTGATAACGATGGACAGGATGATATCTTATCTATCAACTATCACTTTCGGGAAAACGGTCTTGTGGTCAACATCTTTGTTTATGACAGAAACGGGCAAATGATCAAACGACTGGCCAATAATCTTTTACTGGGAACAGAAGGAAGTATTGTTTGGGACGGACTGACAGATAGTCTACAGCCTGCATTCATTGGACCACATCTTCTACTTATCGAAATTTTTAATGCTACAGGTACTATTAGACGATATAAAAAATCTGTTGTAGTTGCGCAGAAGTTTAATTGA